DNA from Kitasatospora acidiphila:
CGGCTGGAACTGCGGGACGTGCGCGATCACGTCGCCGGACTCGGCTTCCACGAGTCCCATCTGCCCACCCGGATCGAGCACGTCACCCACTTTCCCCGCACCGAACTCGGCAAGGTGCGCCGAAAAGTCCTGCTCGGCCTCCTGACGGAGGCGGCAGGTCCGACCCTGACCTGAGAGGTACGCGTGCGCACTGCGTGGGAGTCCATCGTTCCGCCCGCCGGGCTTGCCCGGGGCTACCGTGAACAGGGCTGGTGGCGGGATACGACGTTCTCCGATGATCTGAGGGCTTCCGCCGCCGAAAGCCCCGATGCGACGGCCCTGTTGACGTGGCGGCACCGTGAAAGCCGGCTGGTCCCACTGTCGTTCCGCGAGTTCGACGCTCGCGCGGACGCCGTCGCCGGAGCCCTGTGGGACCTCGGGGTACGCCGCGGCGACGTGGTCGCCTACCAGCTGCCCGCCTGGTGGGAGACCGCGGTCCTGATGGTCGCCTGCCTGCGGGCCGGGGCGGTCATCGCTCCCATGGGCATGCTCTTCGGCCCGTACGAGACCGAGCGGGTGCTCGCCGCGACCGGTGCCGTGGCATGCGTCGTTCCGCACGAGTGGGACGGTGTCGAGCACGCACAGCGGCTCCTGGAACAGTCGCCCCGGCTGCCCGACCTGCGTCACCGCATCGTCATCGGTGACGCCGCCGCCACGAACGCGGTCAGCCTCGACCACGCCTTCCACGGCCGACACCCCGCCGGCGGGCGGCCGTACGACCTCGCTCCCGTCGCTGCCGACGACGTGTGCGCACTCCTGATGACCTCCGGGACCACCAGCGAGACCCAACTGGTCGCACACAGCGCCAACACGCTGTACGGAGTACCGCTGCGACGTGCTGAACCGGCCCCAGCGCAGCTCCCGGCGATCACCGCCGGGATGTCCTTCATCGCGGGGTTCCTGAAGGCCCTTCGCACCACCTCGCGGCTGACGCCGATGCTCTTCAGCGACAGCCGGGACCCGGGGAGCTGGCTGGACCTGATCGAGCGGACCAGGGTCACCGAACTGTGGACCTCGCCCTTGATCCTGCGCACCCTGAGCGAGGAGCAGCGGCGCCGGGCCCGCGACGTGTCGAGCCTGCGATCCATCCACAGCTTCGGCGCTCCGCTGCCCCAGGTACTCCTGTCAGAGGTGCGGGAGGGGCTGTGCCCGGTCGTGCTGAACGTCTGGGGCATGACCGAGTGCGCCAACGCGATCTTCACCGTCCCGGATGATCCGCCGGAGCAGGCCAGCCGCAGTTTCGGCCGGATGGGGCTGGGGGGAGAGGTCCGGTTGGAGCCGGCCGGCCGGGCACACCACGGCGACGTCTTCCGCCTGCACGTGCGCGGGCCCGCGGTGTGCCTGGCGACGGTCGGCCGGGACAGCGGGCAGCTCAGGTGGTCGTCGTTCCAGGACGAGGGTTGGCTGGACACCGGAGACCTGGTGGAGCCCGACGGGGCGGGCGGACTGCGGTTCGTCGGCCGGGTGGCCGAGCGCATCGGCGACATCTGGCGGATCCCGGTCGCCGACATCGAGGACGTGCTGCTGACGCACCCCGACATCGATGACGTGGTGCTGGTGCCCTGGCCGCACGCCGACGGCCGGGAGACCGCGTGCGCCGTCGTCATCTCCCAAACCCGGCTGGAACTGCAGGACGTGCGTGATCACGTGGCCGGGATCGGCTTCCACTCGTCCTGCCTGCCCACCCGGATCGAGCACGTCACCGAGTTCCCTCGCACCGAACTCGGCAAGGTGCGTCGGAAGGTCCTGCTCGACAAGCTCAGGGAGCGCGCGAACGGTGTCGCCGCCGCCGAGGCCGCGGCGCAGCCGACAACCCCTGCGACCCCGTGACAACCCCTGCGACCCCGTGACTACTCCTGCGATCGCGTCGGCGCCCGGAAGGTCGCGATGAGCCCCGCAGGCTGAAGGAGCCGTCCTCGTGGCACCCGCACCGTACGACGGGGAGCTTGCGAACGCGCCCGGGGGCGGCTCCCGTCGGCCCCGTGGGCCCCGGAGCGCGTGGGCAGGGCGGGCGTACCGGCTCTCGCTGGTCGTCGCGACCGTCCTGCTGTCCCTGGGCTCGGCGGCGTCGCTGGCCTGCCTCGCGGGCTTGCCCACACGGCTGCTGGCGCTGCCGGGGGCGGCGTTCGCCTTCGTCCTCAGCAGGAGAACGAGCGGTCGACTCGCCGGTGAAGAGCTGCTGCCGTCCGTGGTGTTCGCCGCGGTCGCCGGGGTCGCGGCTGCTCTCGCCTGGCTGATGCCCCGGCATCCGGTCGTGGGTGCGGCGGCCTTCGTCGCGCTGGTGACCGCCTCGGGCTGGGTCCGGCGGTTCGGCAGGAGGGCCGGGCGGGCCGGCGCCGTGGTGCCGCTGGCGCTGATCGCCTCGTTGATGGCGCCCGTGGGTGTACGCGGCTGGTGGCCCGTCGGCGGCTGGCTGGCCCTGGTCGCCCTGCTGGCGTTCTGGTGGGGCCCCACGGTGCGCCGTGTCGGCCACCGGCTGACCGGGCGGCCAGGGTGGGCAGGACGCCGACCAGGGCCGCTGCCCCCTCGGCGGCCGGGGACGATGTCGGCCGGCAACCGGAAGGCGCTGCAGACGAGTGTCCTGCTCACCGCGGCGTTCACCGCGGGCATGCTGCTCTACGGGAAGCACTGGCCCTGGACCGTGCTGAGCGCGATGGTCGTCGGCTCCGCCACGGGCGGCCGGGCCAATCTGGTCCTGAGAGCAGCCGAGCGCGGCGTCGGTGCCGTGGCCGGCACCCTGCTCGCCACGGGTCTCGCCGCGGTGTGCCATCCGGAGGGGGCTCAGGGCATCGTCCTGATCCTGGTGGTGCTCACCACGGCTGCCGGGCTGCGAGAGGTCAGCCTGCCGCTGTTCGTCGCGGCCCTGACCGCGATGATGTCCTTGCTGAACGGCTACCTCGGCCGGTTCGACGTGCACCTCCTGCCGATCAGGCTCCAGGCGCTCGCCCTGGGCTATCTGCTCGCCGTCATCGTGGGCTGGCTCCTGGCACCCGTGCGCGCGGGTGATGTGCTGCGCTTCCGGTTGACGGTCGCCCTCGATGAGCTGGCGGCCGTCCTCGACGCCCGTCGCACCGGCAGCGGAGCCGATGCGGCGCTGGTGCGGTTCGAAGACGCCGCCGCCGCGGTGGAGGAGGTCGCCGCACCGCATCGGCTGCACCGGCTCCTGCGCAGTGGCTCGCGCCCCGGCGTTCCCCATCGTGCCGATCTGGTGGACGCCCTGCGCGACTGCTGCCGGCCGCTCCGCACGCTCGCCGCCGGGCCGGTCGTGATGCCCGCCGAGGCTCGGACCGAGGCCACCGTCGCCACGTTGCGCAGCTGCCTCGCCGACCAGCGCGCACCCGTCGGCCTCGGCCGTGCCGTGGCAACCGGCTTTCCGCTGACCGAACTTGACGCCGCTGTCGAACGCCTGGCCCGCGCACTGCCGGCCCTCGCCGCCCGAACGCCCCCGGCCGAGCGCGCTGTTGCCTCCGAACAGCCCCCTGACCGCATCAACGTGCCCCGATGAGGAGCTTTTCACCGTGATCGAGAAACCGAGCGCCGCCGTGGCGGTGGTGGGTGCGGGGCCGCGAGGGACCAGGGTGCTGGAACGGATCGCCGCACACGCGCCCGGACTCCTCGGGCGTCAGCGGTTGGAGATCCATCTGGTGGACCCGTACCCCCCCGGGAGCAGGCCGGATCTGGCGCGACGAGCAGTCCCCGCTGCTGCGGATGAACAACCACGCGGAGCTCATCACCATGTTCGACGCAGGCCAGGGGCCGAGCCAGGGCGCGGACTCGGACACCTGCCGCTGGTCACTGAGCCAGTGGTCGAGCGCCGCAGGCCTCGGTGAGCCGGGCGTCGAGCTCGCGCCGGACCTGGTGGCCGAGGCGAGGAGCTTGACCGCGCGGTCCTATGCGAGCCGCCGTCTGCAGGGCGGCTACCTGCGGTGGGCGTACGCATCCGTGGTCGCCAACCTGCCGCAGGGGGTGACGGTCCACGAACACCGGTGCCGCGCCGTCAGGGTGGCGGGCGGCGACAACGATCGGCAGCGCGTGTGGTTGCACGGCCGCGCCGAACCCCTCATCGCCGACGCGGTGGTGTTCGCCCTCGGACACGCAGAGGCGGAATCGGAGCCGGAGCAGGACGAGTTGGCCTCGTTCGCCGAGCGCCATGGCCTGATCCACCTGCGGCCCGCGGCTGTTGCGGACATCGACCTGTCCGTCCTGCCCCCTGGTGAGCCGGTCCTCGTGCGAGGGATCGGACTCACCTTCATCGACATGATGGGGCTGCTCACCGAGGGCAGGGGCGGCCGGTTCGTGCCGGGCGGTCCTCCGGAGTCCGGCGGGCTGACCTACCTCCCCTCCGGGCAGGAGCCGATCCTGTACGCGGGGTCGCGGCGCGGTGTGCCGCGCCGCGCCGAGATCGGCTACCCGTGGTGGGGCGAACCGACGCCGCTGCCGCGCTTCTTCGGCCCCGACCAGGTCCGCCGGCTCCGGGCACGGCAGGGGGTACTGGACTTCGCCCGGGACCTCCAGCCCCTGATCCTCCAGGAGTTGGGGTACGCCCACTACCACCGACTGTTCACCGCCCATCCGGAGCGCACCCGCGGGCGGTGGTCCGCGTTCGAGGCACGGTTCGCGGACTGCGAACCCGGGAGTCCAGCCCTGCGCGAACTCGTCGCGGCGCACGTACCCGACCCGGCCGACCGATTCGGCCAGGCTGCCAGGCACCGGCCGTTGAGCCGCCTGCGATGCCCGACCCTCGACGCCTTCCAACCCGCCGTCCACGCCTACCTGGCAGACGACCTCGCCCGTCGCCAGAACCCGGCGCACAGCTACGAGCTCGCGGTGCGCCAGGCGCTGCTGTCCGTCATGCGACACCTGGCGCCGCTGGGTGAAGCCCGGTCATGGCACCGGGACACCTTCCGGTTCCACGCCGCCGGCCCGCCGGCCCACCGGATCCGTCAGCTGCTCGCCCTGGCCGAAGCCGGGATCGTCCGCTTCCTCGGGGAGCGGACCGCGGTCAGCGCCGATCCGGCGCACGGCATCTTCCGCGCACACAGCGCGACCGTCCCCGGCGCATCGACGGCCGCCCGTGCCCTGGTGGAGGCCAGGGTGCCCACCATGCAGCACGCCACGTCGCTCTCCCCGCTGCTGGACGACCTGCGGGCGCAGGGAGCCGCCATCACCACCCACGGACTCCTGGACGTCAGCCGGGACGGCCGGATCCGTGACCGGCGCGGTCAGCCCCATCCGCGCCGGTTCGCCTTCGGCATGCAGACCGCAATCCTCGCCCCGCCGTCCTTCCACCGGCGCCGGAGCGCTCCTGCTGCCGGCTGGCGGGAAGACGCCCTGGCCCAAGCCGTCCTGACCGTCCTCAGCGCACCGTAACCCAGCAGCGCGGGCCCGTCGCGCAGACCCAGTACGCACCGGACGCTCCGGGGGGAGGGGGGGCACCGGTGCCGCTGTCCGGTTTGCCCGGCCGTGTTCCGTGATCGCAAGCGCGCCGTGTGCTCGTCATGCGCTGGTTGACGGGCCGTCGTCTGGTGGCCAGCTGGCCGCAGCAGCGTTCCGGGCATGCCGAACTGGGGGGTGAGCGCCGCTGCGTCGCACTGCCGGCGGCTCGGCGCGGCCGGTTCGCTGGTGCTCGCGCTGGGCGGGCTCGGGGCCGGAGCCGTGCCGTTCGGGCGGCCGCATCCGCCGACCGGGCCCGGGGTGTTCCTGGCCTGGTTCGGCATGGTGCTGCTGATCGCGGCCTGGCTGCTGCTCGGCCGAGCCGTGCGCGGTCCCGAACCGCCCGGCCCGGCCTGGCTGTTGCGCACCCTGCTGTACTGGGCGGCGCCGCTGCTGCTCGGCCCGCCGCTGTTCAGCCGGGACGTCTACAGCTACCTGGCCCAGGGCGCCCTGGTCGGTGCGGGCATCAACGCCTACACCCACGGCCCTGCGGTGCTCGGCGGGCCGCTGGCCGCCCAGGTGCCCGGGCTCTGGCGGGACACCCCGGCACCCTACGGGCCGGTCTTCCTCGGGCTCGCCGACGTGGTGACCCATCTCGCCGGCAGCGCGGTGAGCGCAGGGGTGCTGCTGCTGCGGCTGATCGCGCTGGTCGGTCTCGGCCTGCTCGCGCTGGTGCTGCCCCGGCTGGCCCGGGCCTGCTCGGTGCCGCCCGCCGCCGCGATCTGGCTGGGCCTGCTCAACCCGCTGGTCCTCTTCCACCTGGTCTCCGGTGCCCACAACGACGCGCTGCTGCTCGCCCTGCTGGTGGCCGGACTGCTGGCGGTGCGCGGCCAACGGCCGCTGCTGGCCACCGTGCTGGTCACGCTGGCCGCCCTGATCAAGCTGCCGGCCGCGCTCGGCCTGGTGGCGGTGGCGCTGCTCTGGGGGCAGCGGTTGACCGGACGGGCCGGGCTGGGCCGCGCGGCACTCGCGACCGCCGCCGTGGCCGGGCTGACCACGGCAGCCGTCACCGCACTGACCGGGACGGGCTACGGCTGGGTGCACGCGCTCGCGGTGCCGGTCTCGGCCGGGAGCTGGTCGCTGACCAGCGCGCTCGGCCGGCTCTGCGGCCGGCTGCTGGCCGCGCTCTTCGATCCCCTCCCGGCCTTCGGCGGCGCGGGCGGTCTGCTCGCCGCGGTGCTCACGTTCTGGCGGTGGCTCGGCCTGGTGGCCGCCGTCGCGTCAATTGTCCTGCTCATCAGGCGAGTTCGTCGCCGAGAGGTGAATGCGGTGTACGCGGTGGGGCTGGCGTTGCTGGCCGTGGTCGCACTGGGGCCGGCGATCCGGCCGTGGTACGCGCTCTGGGGCGGGGTGCTGATCGCGGCGGCGGCACCGGACGGGCGGGTGCGGCGCTGGGCGCCGGTGGTCTGCGGGCTGCTGGCGCTGGCGGTCGCGCCGGACGGGTTCACCCCGGGCCCGCACGCGGTTGTCATCGCGGTGGCCGGCGGGGCGCTGGGGGCGGTCACGGTGCTGGCCGGGCTGTGGCTGGCCCCGGCGGCGCTACCGGTGGCGGCGCCGGTCGGGCGGCCGGTCGAGCGGCTGCTGGAGGTCACCCCGGCCGAGGGCCCGGGGAGGGTGCGATGAGCGGGACCGGCCCGGTGCGGGCGCGCGGCGGCACGCCGACCCGGGCCGCGGTGCTGCTGCTGGTCGTCGCGGCCTGCACCGCGTTCCTGGTCGTGATCCCGGGCCACCGCGGCTGGTTCGACGCCGACATCTACTACGAGACGGTGCGCCAGTGGCTGCACGGCGGCCGGATCTACGACTACCAGCGGCCCGGCACCAGCTACGGCTTCACCTACCCGCCGTTCGCGGCCCTCTGCATGGTGCCGGTGACCCTGCTGCACTGGCCCGGTGCGGTGACGGTCGACGTCGGGCTCAGCGTGCTGGCCGTGCTGGCCCTGCTCCACTGGCTGGTCGACCCGATCGCCCGCCGGCTCGGCTGGCAGCGCTGGTACGCCCTCGGGCTGCTGGGCTGTCTGTTCGCGATCCTCAACCCCGTGCGGGACACCTTCAGCTTCGGCCAGATCAACCTGCTGCTGATGGCCATGGTCTTCGCCGACTACCGCCAACTGGTGCGCGGGAGCGGGCGGTTCGCCGGTGTCGGAACCGGGCTGGCCACCGCGGTCAAGCTGACCCCGGGCCTGTTCATCGTCCTCCTGCTGATGACCGGCCGGCGCCGGGCCGCGCTGACCGCCACCGGCACGGCGCTGGCCGCCACCCTGCTCGGCTTCCTCGCCGCTCCCGGGCAGTCCCGGTACTTCTGGACCTCGGCGCTCTGGAACACCGACCGGGTCGGCTCGGTCTCGTACATCTCCAACCAGTCGCTGCTGGGCATGACGAGCCGCCTGGTCCCGGGGGCCGGAGCGCGGCCGGTCTGGCTGCTGCTGGTGGTCCTGGTGCTGGCGCTCTGGGCGCGGCGCTGCCGGGAGGCGGCGCGGGCCGGGGACCAGCGGTCCGGCTTCGCGCTCACCGGAATCACCTGCTGCCTGGTCAGCCCGATCAGCTGGGTGCACCACCTGGTCTGGATGATCCCCGCCCTGCTGGTGCTCGCCGACGCCGGCTGGTCCGCCACCGACCGGGCCCGCCGCACGCGGCTGCTGGCCGCCGCGGCCGGCGGGTGCTTCCTGCTGACCAGCGGGCTGGTCTGGCTCTGGCGGTTCCGCGCCGACGGGATCGGCGGGGTGCTCGGCGCCAACTCCTATGTGCTGCTCGGGCTGGCGCTGCTGCTCGGGATGCCGCCGCGCCCCGGCAGCGACCTGGAGAGCCTGGCACCGGTACGCGGTGGCGGCGAGCTGAGCCGCAGCCCGTGACGGTGGGCCCAGGTAGGCTCGCCGCCATGACCAGCCGACCCGACCCCGAGCCGCTGCTGCCCGTCGAGGACGTCGAGGAGCGGGAGCGGCTCGCCGCCCGCGTCACCTGCCGCGCCTGCGGTCGGCCGCTGCACGACCCGGAGTCCCGCCTGCTGCGCTACGGCCCCGGCTGCCGCCCGGGGGTCGACCCGGTGCGGCGGCACGACGTCGACCAGGACGCGCTGCCGGGGCTCTGAGCCCCGCCTCGACTCCGGCTGCCCGGCTGGCCCGACATCGGGCTCAACTCCGGCCCACCGTCCACGGATCCGGCCTACCGCCCGCGCAACCCGCGCCAGCCGTCGCGAGCGACGACGGCCGGGCGGCGGGCCCAGGACGGGGTGCGCTGCAGCGGCACCTGGGAGCGGCCCGGGGCGTCCGGCGCCTCGGCAGCGGGCTCGAACAGCTGTGCCTCGGCAGCGGGTGCCGCGAACGGCATCGGCTCGGGAACGGGCTCGGGCTGGGCCGGTTCCCGAGCCGGCGGCTGCGGGACCACCGCGGAACCGGTGAAGTAGTCCGGATCCTTGGGGCGTTGGGAGCGCAGCTTGGTGCCGTGCGGCGCGGGCAGCAGATGCGGGATGTGCTTGGAGCAGTGGATGTAGGCCTCGTCCACGGACAGGTGCACCCAGAACTCCGCGCGGCGGCCGGGGGCGGTCTCCTGCGGCAGCTGCGGATAGGCGGTGCGCAGCGCGTCGTCGGGGCGCAGATGCGCGGTGCCGTTGACGTGCAGGCCGATCCGATCGCCGCTGAAGTCCACGAAGAGCAGGCCGAGATGGGGATTCTCGGTCATGTTCCCGGCGCTCGCCATCACCCCGTTGCCCCGGTACTCGGGGTAGGCGAGGGTGTGGTCGTCCAGTACCTGCACGAACCCGGCCGGGCCGCCCCGGAAGCTGGCGTCGCAGTGGCCGTTGCCGTCCGCGGTGGCGATGAACACCATGGTCTGGCGGGCGATGAACTCCCGCATCTGCTGGGTCAGGCAGGGCCGCACCTGCCGCTCGTAGAACTGGGCGGCGCGTTCCGCGGTGCCCATGTGCTGCTGCAGCTGGTGCTCGCCGGCCGAGCCGAATGCCAGCTCCGCGTCGATGCCGGGATGGGTCACGGCTGGTCCACCTCGTCGAGGGAGACGAACGGGTCGTGGTAGAGGCGCTCCAGCGGCATGCCGCCGCGCCGCAGCACCCGGGCGACGCTGACGATCATCGAGGCCGGGCCGGCCAGGTAGGCGTCGTGGTGCAGCCAAGGTCCGTTCTGGGCAAGGGCGGTGAGCAGCTGGTCGCCGCTGTCGGCGGTCTGCTCGTCGGCCACCGCGGCGCGCACCGCGATCCAGGGGTGGCGCTGGGCGAGCTGGTAGAGGTCGTCCAGGTCGTAGAGCTCCTCCAGGGTGCGGGCGCCCACGAACAGGTCGATCGGCCGCTGCGAGCCGTCCAGCACCGCCTGCTCGACCAGGGCCCGGATCGGGGCCAGGCCGGTGCCGCCGGCCACGCAGACCACCTTGTGCGGCACCGTGGGATCTATTCGCAACTCGCCCAGCGGCGGCCCGAGTCTGACCATGTCGCCGACCGTGGCGCGCCGCACCAGGGCGTTGCTGACCCGGCCGCCGGTGACCGCGCGCACCTGGAAGGTGATGGTGCCGTCGGGGCGGGGCGCGTTGGCGGGGAGTAGTAGCGCCAGGTCTTGGGCCACCAGGGGGTGTCCATGCTGATGAACTGCCCACCGGTGTAGGGGTAGGGCTGGTCGGTCCGGACGGTGATCTCGGCCAGGTCGCCGGCCCGGCGGCGGTGGCCGACCACCGTGGCGTGCCAGACGGCGGGCCGGTGCCGGGCGTCCTCGATGGCTGCCGAGTCCATGACCTGGGCGGCGGCGTTGTAGGCGGCGACCCAGGCGGCGGCCGCCTCCGGGGTCCAGGCCGGTCCGGCGAAGTGTTCCAGGGTGGCGAGCAGGCATTCGCCGACCGCCGCGTAGTGCTCGGTGACGGTGCCGAACTTGCGGTGGTCGCGGCCCAGGTTGGTGCAGAACTCGGCCAGGTGGCGGGGGTCGTCGACGAGTTCGACGATCAGGAGCAGCGCACGCAGCAACCGGTCCTGCTGGACGTCCAGGTGGGCCGGGAAGAGCTCGCGGACATCGGGGTAGCGCTCGAACAGGGTCGCGTAGAAGAACCGCGGCAGATCGGCCGCGCACGGCTCCACCGCATCCCGGACCGACCGGATCAGCGCGACCTGACGACGCGTCAAGAGCTGGCCCGGTTCGGGTAGTTGTGGCCCGGCGGCGGTCCACTCGACGGTCGGCGGAGTTGCCGTGGCAACTTCGCCGTCGCGCTGGAGGGAGCGGAACTTCACAGTGCGGTTCTCCTGACCCGGTCGAAGCCCCCCGTGAGCTGCCGGTCTGCGGCATGAACTCGACAGATTCTGCCGACCAAGCCGAGCGGCGCCAAGGTCAATGTCGTGAAAACTGTGTGAGGGTGGGTCGTTGGCGTGTTCGATCGGTTACTGGTAATGACCGTCACGCGGAGCCTGGAGGCGATCCCGCAGGGTGAGGGCGGTCTTCGATGGAGAAGCGGGGGAGGGGTGGCGGCGGAATGCGAGATTCCGCCGTTCATGAGGGTATGCGTCCAAGAATCTGCCGACGGAATTGGTG
Protein-coding regions in this window:
- a CDS encoding AMP-binding protein → MRTAWESIVPPAGLARGYREQGWWRDTTFSDDLRASAAESPDATALLTWRHRESRLVPLSFREFDARADAVAGALWDLGVRRGDVVAYQLPAWWETAVLMVACLRAGAVIAPMGMLFGPYETERVLAATGAVACVVPHEWDGVEHAQRLLEQSPRLPDLRHRIVIGDAAATNAVSLDHAFHGRHPAGGRPYDLAPVAADDVCALLMTSGTTSETQLVAHSANTLYGVPLRRAEPAPAQLPAITAGMSFIAGFLKALRTTSRLTPMLFSDSRDPGSWLDLIERTRVTELWTSPLILRTLSEEQRRRARDVSSLRSIHSFGAPLPQVLLSEVREGLCPVVLNVWGMTECANAIFTVPDDPPEQASRSFGRMGLGGEVRLEPAGRAHHGDVFRLHVRGPAVCLATVGRDSGQLRWSSFQDEGWLDTGDLVEPDGAGGLRFVGRVAERIGDIWRIPVADIEDVLLTHPDIDDVVLVPWPHADGRETACAVVISQTRLELQDVRDHVAGIGFHSSCLPTRIEHVTEFPRTELGKVRRKVLLDKLRERANGVAAAEAAAQPTTPATP
- a CDS encoding FUSC family protein, coding for MAPAPYDGELANAPGGGSRRPRGPRSAWAGRAYRLSLVVATVLLSLGSAASLACLAGLPTRLLALPGAAFAFVLSRRTSGRLAGEELLPSVVFAAVAGVAAALAWLMPRHPVVGAAAFVALVTASGWVRRFGRRAGRAGAVVPLALIASLMAPVGVRGWWPVGGWLALVALLAFWWGPTVRRVGHRLTGRPGWAGRRPGPLPPRRPGTMSAGNRKALQTSVLLTAAFTAGMLLYGKHWPWTVLSAMVVGSATGGRANLVLRAAERGVGAVAGTLLATGLAAVCHPEGAQGIVLILVVLTTAAGLREVSLPLFVAALTAMMSLLNGYLGRFDVHLLPIRLQALALGYLLAVIVGWLLAPVRAGDVLRFRLTVALDELAAVLDARRTGSGADAALVRFEDAAAAVEEVAAPHRLHRLLRSGSRPGVPHRADLVDALRDCCRPLRTLAAGPVVMPAEARTEATVATLRSCLADQRAPVGLGRAVATGFPLTELDAAVERLARALPALAARTPPAERAVASEQPPDRINVPR
- a CDS encoding FAD/NAD(P)-binding protein, which codes for MNNHAELITMFDAGQGPSQGADSDTCRWSLSQWSSAAGLGEPGVELAPDLVAEARSLTARSYASRRLQGGYLRWAYASVVANLPQGVTVHEHRCRAVRVAGGDNDRQRVWLHGRAEPLIADAVVFALGHAEAESEPEQDELASFAERHGLIHLRPAAVADIDLSVLPPGEPVLVRGIGLTFIDMMGLLTEGRGGRFVPGGPPESGGLTYLPSGQEPILYAGSRRGVPRRAEIGYPWWGEPTPLPRFFGPDQVRRLRARQGVLDFARDLQPLILQELGYAHYHRLFTAHPERTRGRWSAFEARFADCEPGSPALRELVAAHVPDPADRFGQAARHRPLSRLRCPTLDAFQPAVHAYLADDLARRQNPAHSYELAVRQALLSVMRHLAPLGEARSWHRDTFRFHAAGPPAHRIRQLLALAEAGIVRFLGERTAVSADPAHGIFRAHSATVPGASTAARALVEARVPTMQHATSLSPLLDDLRAQGAAITTHGLLDVSRDGRIRDRRGQPHPRRFAFGMQTAILAPPSFHRRRSAPAAGWREDALAQAVLTVLSAP
- the mptB gene encoding polyprenol phosphomannose-dependent alpha 1,6 mannosyltransferase MptB, producing the protein MPNWGVSAAASHCRRLGAAGSLVLALGGLGAGAVPFGRPHPPTGPGVFLAWFGMVLLIAAWLLLGRAVRGPEPPGPAWLLRTLLYWAAPLLLGPPLFSRDVYSYLAQGALVGAGINAYTHGPAVLGGPLAAQVPGLWRDTPAPYGPVFLGLADVVTHLAGSAVSAGVLLLRLIALVGLGLLALVLPRLARACSVPPAAAIWLGLLNPLVLFHLVSGAHNDALLLALLVAGLLAVRGQRPLLATVLVTLAALIKLPAALGLVAVALLWGQRLTGRAGLGRAALATAAVAGLTTAAVTALTGTGYGWVHALAVPVSAGSWSLTSALGRLCGRLLAALFDPLPAFGGAGGLLAAVLTFWRWLGLVAAVASIVLLIRRVRRREVNAVYAVGLALLAVVALGPAIRPWYALWGGVLIAAAAPDGRVRRWAPVVCGLLALAVAPDGFTPGPHAVVIAVAGGALGAVTVLAGLWLAPAALPVAAPVGRPVERLLEVTPAEGPGRVR
- a CDS encoding glycosyltransferase 87 family protein; amino-acid sequence: MSGTGPVRARGGTPTRAAVLLLVVAACTAFLVVIPGHRGWFDADIYYETVRQWLHGGRIYDYQRPGTSYGFTYPPFAALCMVPVTLLHWPGAVTVDVGLSVLAVLALLHWLVDPIARRLGWQRWYALGLLGCLFAILNPVRDTFSFGQINLLLMAMVFADYRQLVRGSGRFAGVGTGLATAVKLTPGLFIVLLLMTGRRRAALTATGTALAATLLGFLAAPGQSRYFWTSALWNTDRVGSVSYISNQSLLGMTSRLVPGAGARPVWLLLVVLVLALWARRCREAARAGDQRSGFALTGITCCLVSPISWVHHLVWMIPALLVLADAGWSATDRARRTRLLAAAAGGCFLLTSGLVWLWRFRADGIGGVLGANSYVLLGLALLLGMPPRPGSDLESLAPVRGGGELSRSP
- a CDS encoding DUF6011 domain-containing protein, encoding MTSRPDPEPLLPVEDVEERERLAARVTCRACGRPLHDPESRLLRYGPGCRPGVDPVRRHDVDQDALPGL
- a CDS encoding pyridoxamine 5'-phosphate oxidase family protein; translated protein: MTHPGIDAELAFGSAGEHQLQQHMGTAERAAQFYERQVRPCLTQQMREFIARQTMVFIATADGNGHCDASFRGGPAGFVQVLDDHTLAYPEYRGNGVMASAGNMTENPHLGLLFVDFSGDRIGLHVNGTAHLRPDDALRTAYPQLPQETAPGRRAEFWVHLSVDEAYIHCSKHIPHLLPAPHGTKLRSQRPKDPDYFTGSAVVPQPPAREPAQPEPVPEPMPFAAPAAEAQLFEPAAEAPDAPGRSQVPLQRTPSWARRPAVVARDGWRGLRGR
- a CDS encoding ferredoxin reductase domain-containing protein, encoding MRIDPTVPHKVVCVAGGTGLAPIRALVEQAVLDGSQRPIDLFVGARTLEELYDLDDLYQLAQRHPWIAVRAAVADEQTADSGDQLLTALAQNGPWLHHDAYLAGPASMIVSVARVLRRGGMPLERLYHDPFVSLDEVDQP
- a CDS encoding globin domain-containing protein encodes the protein MKFRSLQRDGEVATATPPTVEWTAAGPQLPEPGQLLTRRQVALIRSVRDAVEPCAADLPRFFYATLFERYPDVRELFPAHLDVQQDRLLRALLLIVELVDDPRHLAEFCTNLGRDHRKFGTVTEHYAAVGECLLATLEHFAGPAWTPEAAAAWVAAYNAAAQVMDSAAIEDARHRPAVWHATVVGHRRRAGDLAEITVRTDQPYPYTGGQFISMDTPWWPKTWRYYSPPTRPAPTAPSPSRCARSPAAGSATPWCGAPRSATWSDSGRRWASCE